TGGACTATCCGCCGGGCCAGCTTGTCGCACTGCGCGCCGCCTTTGTCTTCATTCCCATTGCCCTCCTGGCCTGGCATGCGGGCGGCTGGCGCAGCCTGCGCATCAACAACTACGGCGGCCAGTCTATCCGCGCGGGATTCCTGGTCGTTACCCAGTTCCTGATGGTTACCAGTATCGCGCTGCTGCCGCTGGCGGACGTGACGGCGCTTACCTTTTCCGGGCCCCTGGTGATTACGGCGCTGGCGCCGGCGATCCTTGGCGAGCATGTCGGCTGGCGTCGCTGGACGGCCGTCGCCGTCGGTTTTGCCGGCGTGCTGATCATGCTGCGGCCCGACCCGGAAATTTTTCGGATTGCGGCGTTGCTGCCGCTGGCGGCGGCGGTCAGCGGTGCGCTGCGGGACCTTGTCACCCGGCGGATCAGCACCGGCGAATCATCGACGGCGATTCTGTGCTTCTCCACAACCGCGGTCCTGCTGTTCGGGTTGCTGACCCTGCCATTTGCCAGCGCGCCGCTCGATTACGCCGACCTGCCGGTCCTGGCGCTGGCGGGATGCCTGCAGGGCGCCGCACATTTTATTCTGATAGAAGCATTCCGGCATGGCGAAGCGGCCGTTGTCGCGCCGTTCAAATATACGGCGCTGCCCTGCGCCACGGTGTATGGTTTCGTGATGTTCGGCCATGTACCCGATATGTGGATCGTCATCGGCTCGCTGCCCGTCGTCGCGAGCGGCCTTTACATCCTGCATCGGGAGCGCAGGCGGAGATGATCGAGCCGGGAAAATACCGCATCAATTCCGGCCGTGGCATTGCCTGCATGGTCGGCGGCATGGGGGTCCTTACCGCCAGCGACGCCGTCGTGAAATGGCTCACGGCTGGCTATCCGACAGGCGAGATCATCTTCGTGCGCGGGCTGTTCGTCCTGATACCGATCCTGCTGATATGCCTGCGTTCCGGCGGCGGGCTTGCCGGGCTTCGCGTGGTGAATGTCAGGGGGCAGGTGCTGCGCGCCGTGATGTTCATCGTTTCGGTCTTCTGTTTCCTGACCGGGCTGCGCTACAATCCGCTCGCGCTCAATGTCGCCATCGCCTTCGCCAATCCGCTGTTCATTACCGCGTTGGCGCCGGCGATGCTGGGCGAACATGTCGGCTGGCGGCGCTGGTGCGCCGTACTTGCCGGTTTTGCCGGCGTCCTGATCATCGTCCAGCCCTATGGCGATGTTCTCAACATATATGCCCTGCTGCCGCTCGGCGCCGCGGCGGCCGGCGCCTTCCGCGATATCGTGACCCGGCAGATCAGCCCGACGGATTCATCCGCGTCCATGCTGTTCTGGTCGACAGCCGCCGTCAGCCTCGCCGGCCTGCTCACCATCGCCGGCGGCAACTGGCAGGCGCCGCCGCTGTCCGATTTCGGCTGGATGGTCCTGACCGGCGTCATGTCGGGTATCGCGCATTACCTCCTGATCGAGGCCTTCGTCGTCGCCGAAGCGGCGCTGGTGGCGCCGTTTCGCTATTCCGCCCTGCTGTGGGGCGTCGCGCTGGGCTATATCCTGTGGGATGAATTGCCGGCGGTACACGACTGGATCGGAATCACCCTGCTTGTCGGCAGCGGCCTGTATATCATTCACCGCCAGGCGACGTTACGCAAAGCCGCGCCCAGCAAGGGCTGACGGCGCTCCGCAAGGGCCGGTTGCGGCAAAATGGCCGTTATGGCAGAAACGGGCAATCCTTTCACCCTTGCCGTCCTGGAGTTTGCATGCCCATTCAGCGATTGATGTGTCTGGCCGCCGTTCTCTCCCTGTTCGCCACGGGGGCGCCGGTGGTGGCGGCGGAACAGGCGTTTGGCGCATGGCTTCAGGCGTTGCGTGCCGAGGCGAGCAGCAAGGGTATATCCGAGGCCACGCTGAAGGCCGCGCTGGATAACATCGCGCCCATTCCGCGGGTTGTCGAACTGGACCGCAAGCAGCCGGAATTCTCCCTGACCTTCGAGGAATACCAGCAGCGCGTGGTGCCCGACACCAGGGTGCAGAAGGGGCGGGAGAAACTCGCCGAAAACCGGGAACTCCTGATGGAAGTCAGCCGGAAATACGGCGTACAGCCGCAATACATCGTCGCGTTCTGGGGCATCGAAACCGATTTCGGGCGTGTCACCGGCGGGTTCCAGGTTATCCCCGCCCTGGCGACGCTGGCGCATGACGGCCGCCGCAGCGCGTTTTTCCGCAAGGAACTGCTGCTGGCCCTGAAAATTGTCGATGACGGCCATATCAGCGCCGATGCCATGATCGGATCCTGGGCCGGCGCCATGGGGCAGGCCCAGTTCATGCCGTCCAGCTTTGTCGGATATGCGGTCGATTACAATGCCGACGGAAAAAAGGACATCTGGAACACCAGGGCGGATGTTTTCGGATCGGCGGCGAACTACCTGTCCCGCTATGGCTGGCGCGGCGATGAGCGCTGGGGGCGGGAGGTGAAACTGCCCGAAGGGTTCGACACCGGCCTGGTCGGGGAGGATACCCGGAAGACGGTCGCCGAATGGTCCTCGCTGGGGGTGACCCTGCCGGACGGCACGGCGCTGCCGGACGCAACGCTGGAGGCCTCTATAATCCAGCCTGCAAAGGAAGGCGGGCCTGCCTATTTCGCCTACAACAATTATCGCGTTATCCTGAAATGGAACCGCAGCCATTATTTCGCAATCGCCGTGGGTCGGCTCGCCGACCGGATTGCGGGAAGCTGACGTGCCGGACGCCGCCGCCTTCCGCCTTCGCTTCAGGATCGTGGCTGCCGTCCTGATCCTTTTGTTCGCCGGCGCCTGCGCGGAAACCCAATTCGTGATTTCGGGCGCCAAGCGCTTGTCCGGATTGACGGACGGTCCGGATTCCAGGGTCGGGAAGGGGCACTACAAGATCGGCAATCCGTACCAGATCGCCCAAGTCTGGTACTATCCGAAAGTGGATTACCGCTATTCGGAAACCGGCATCGCCTCATGGTACGGACCGAATTTCGATGGCAAACCGACCGCCAACGGCGAAATCTTCGACATGAACCAGGTCACGGCGGCGCACCGGACCCTGCCGCTACCCAGCATCGTCCGGGTCACCAATCTCAGCAACGGCCGGTCGATCAAGGTTCGGGTCAACGACCGGGGTCCCTTCGCACATGGCCGGATCATCGACCTGTCGCGCCGATCGGCGCAATTGCTCGGCTTTGAAATGCAGGGCACAGCCAAGGTGGAGGTGACATTGCTGGAGGCTGAAAGCCGTCAGGTCGCGGCTGAGTATGGCCAGAAGAACGACGTGCCGGAAATGCAGGCACAGGCGCCGCCGCCGGTAGCCGCGCCACGGGTCGCGGTGACCAGCGCGTCGCTTGCGCCGCCGCCCGGGACCTACGCCGCGCCGCCGCCGAACAGCAATCATGCGATTGTCCCGGTGCAGGATGCACCGGCGCGCGCACTCCGTCAGCAAGCCGTTGCGCCGGTCGTCAGTGAGGAAGTGACAATCGTTCCGGTCAGTAGCGGAAACCGGATTTACGTGCAGGCGGGTGCATTCGGCCGGTTTGACAACGCCAACCGCATGCGGGCAATCCTGTCTCCCATCGGCAACGTCCGGATCCACCAGGTCGAAAATCTGGACCGGCCGCTTTTCCGGGTGCGATTCGGCCCCCTGCAATCGGTCGAGGAAGCCGATAAAATGCTGGAGGCGGTCCTGCGGTCGGGACAGCGGAACGCGCGGATCGTCGTCGATTAGGCAGGCGCCACATTGGCGGCAATTTTCCTGCTAACCGGAAAGCCATTGTTTGCGAATATGGAAGACTACGGGAGTATGCAATGTCGTTTAAGCGAATAGCGTCGGTCCTGGCCGCCATACTGGCCCTGACCCTGGGGGCCGGTTCGGCGCAAGCCATCGATACCGGTGCGCGGCAGGCCATTCTGGTCGATTACGAAACCGGCAACGTTCTCTACAGCAAGGCCGCCGACGAGGTCATGTATCCCGCATCCATGACCAAAATGATGACGATCTACATGCTGTTCGAACGTTTGAAGAACGGCAGCCTCTCGCTTGAGGACACCTTCAGCGTCAGCGAGTACGCCTGGCGCAAGGGCGGTTCCAAGATGTTCGTCATGGTCAACGACCGGGTGAAGGTCGAAGAGCTGATCCGGGGCATCGTCGTGCAGTCGGGCAACGATGCGACGATTGTCGTCGCCGAAGGTCTGGCGGGCAGCGAGGAAGCGTTCGCGGAACAGATGACCCTAAAGGCGCGGGAACTGGGCATGAGCCAGACGACCTACCGCAACGCCAGCGGCTGGCCGGATCCGGAACAGGTCACCTCCGCCGCCGATCTGGCGACGCTGGCCATTGCGACAATCCGGAACTTTCCCGATTATTATCATTATTATTCAGAACTTTCATATACTTATAATGAAATCAAGCAAAGCAACCGTAACCCGTTGCTGTACAAGGATGTCGGCGCGGACGGGCTGAAAACCGGTCATACGGAAGCGTCCGGATACGGTCTTGCAGCCTCCGCACTCCGCAATGGCCGCCGGCTTGTCGTCGTGGTCAATGGCTATGATTCCGAGCGCGCAAGGGCGGCGGGCAGCGAGCGTCTGCTCGATTGGGGATTCCGGGAATTCGAAAATTATGCGCTGTTCAAGGAAGGCGAAAAGATCGTCGACGCGCAGGTCTGGCTGGGCGAAGCGAAAACCGTACCGGCCATTGTCGGCAGATCGCTGGTCATGACGATACCGCGCAAGGCCCGCCCGCAGATGAAGGCGACGGTCCGATACGATGAGCCGATACCGGCGCCGATCGCCGCCGGTGCGCAGATCGGCACGGTGGAAATATCCGCGCCCGGGATCGAACCCGTAACCCTGCCGCTGCTGGCCGGGGCGGAAGTCATGCAACTCGGACCGGTCGGCCGGCTCGGCGAAGCATTGCAGCATCTGGTCTGGGGCGGCGGTAATTGACATGGCGGACGCCGGCAGGACGCCCCGCCCAGGCCGCTTCATAACGCTGGAGGGCGGGGAAGGGGCCGGCAAATCGACCCAGCGCGATTTGCTGGTCGCCCTGCTGCGCGAGGCCGGGCACACCGTCATCGCGACGCGCGAACCGGGCGGATCCCCCGGCGCGGAACAAATCCGGCGGTTGCTGGTCGAAGGCGGCACGGGGCGCTGGGAGCCGATGACCGAGGCCCTGTTGCATATGGCGGCGCGGCGCGACCATATCGAACGGGTGATCCGTCCGGCGCTGGACCGCGGCGACTGGGTCGTCTCGGACCGGTTTACCGATTCCACCATTGCCTATCAGGGCTACGGCCACGGACTGGGACGCGACGCGGTCGAGCGCCTGGCCGCGGCGGCGCGGATCGACCTGAGCCCGGATGTGACGCTGATCCTGGATATTCCCGTCGAGGACGGCCTGTCCCGCACAATCGGACGCGCCGGGGCAGAAGACCGCTACGAACGGATGGGCCAGGTTTTTCACGCCAGTCTCCGTGCCGGATTCCTGGCCATAGCCGCCGACGATCCTGGCCGTTGCGTCGTGATCGACGCGGCGGAATCGCTCGATGCCGTCGCGACGGCGATCCGTCGGGCGGTCGCCGCGCGCCTGCCGGAAGCCCTCTCCGCATGAGTAACGAAGACGAAGAAGTCATCGCGCCGCGCAAGAACCCGCTGTTCCGGGGCAACGAGTCGGCGGAGGCAACCCTTTATCGAGCCGCGCAATCCGCGCGGATGGCGCATGCATGGCTGATCGCCGGACCGCGCGGTATCGGCAAGGCGACACTGGCGTACCGGTTTGCGCGCCACCTGCTCGCGGGGCCCGTCGCGGCGGAGGCGGGACTGTTCGGCGACGTTCCGGCGGCGGACCTGTCGCTCGATCCGGAACACCCGGTATTCCGGCGCGTCGCTTCCGGCGGGCATGCCGACCTGCTGACGGTCGAGCGCAGCATCAATCCGCAGTCCAAGAAGTTGCGCACGGAAATCGTCGTCGACGATGTTCGCGCCGCAACCGGCTTCCTGCACCGCACCGCCAGCGAAGGCGGCTGGCGGGTCGTCATCGTGGATACGGCGGACGAAATGAACCGGGCGGCGGCCAACGCCTTGCTGAAGATCCTGGAGGAACCGCCCCCCGCAACGGTCTTCCTGCTGGTCACCCACGCGCCGGGGCGGCTGCTGCCGACGATCCGGTCGCGCTGCCGGACCCTGACCCTGCAGCCCCTGCCATCGGCAACCGTGCTGGAACTGCTGGGGCAGTATCGTCCCGAATTGTCGGCGGAAGACGCGGCCGCGCTGACGGGGCTGAGCGAGGGTAGCATCGGCGCCGCGATGGACCTTGCCGAGGCGGGCGGGCTGGACCTGTACCGCGACATGGTCCGCCTGCTGGCGGCGCTTCCGCGCCTGGATATCCCGGGAGTGCACGCGCTGGGCGACCGGTTGAGCCGCGCGAACGCCGCGGAAGCCTTCGAGACTTTCGGCCGGCTGCTGCAGGACTGGCTGTCGCGTATCGTGCGCGAGGGCGCGCAGGGCCGGCTGCCGTCCGAAATCGTCCCCGGCGAACGCGAAGCCTTCGCCGCCATGACCGCGCAGGCCAACCTTGCACAAATACTGGAGGTATGGGAAAAGGTCAGCCGTCTTTTCACGCAGGCCGATCATGCGAATCTCGACCGGAAACAGGTACTGATCGCCGCTTTTCTGGCCCTGCAGGCGACCGTGAACCCCGAAACCGTTTAGCCGGACACCGAAAGTGGCCCCATGCCGCAGACCTATTACATCACGACCCCGATCTATTACGTCAACGATTCACCCCATATCGGCCACGCCTATACGACGCTGGCCTGTGACGTGCTGGCGCGCTTCATGCGGCTGGACGGTTATGACGTTCATTTCCTGACCGGAACCGATGAGCACGGGCAGAAGGTGGAAAAGGCCGCGGCGGATGCCGGCGTATCGCCGCAGGCCTTCACCGACCGCGTTTCCGAAACCTTCCGCGCGCTGCCCGGCGCGCTCAATTTTTCGAATGACGATTTCATCCGGACCACGGAGGACCGCCATACCAGGGCGGTGCAAGCGATCTGGCGGCAACTGGAAAAAAACGGCCATATCTATCTCGGCTCCTATGCCGGCTGGTACGCGGTGCGCGACGAGGCCTTCTACGCCGAATCCGAACTGACCAAGCGGCCGGACGGCAGCCGCGTTGCGCCATCCGGGGCGGTGGTCGATTGGGTCGAGGAACCGAGCTATTTTTTCAAACTCTCCGCGTGGCAGGAACCGCTGCTGAAATTTTACGCGGAAAATCCCGGATTCATCGCACCCGAGTCGCGCCGCAACGAGGTCGTCAGCTTCGTCAGAAGCGGGTTGCGGGACCTTTCCATATCGCGGACGACCTTCAACTGGGGCGTGCCAGTGCCGGGCGACGACGCCCACATCATGTATGTCTGGCTCGACGCGCTGACCAACTACATCACCGCTGTAGGATATCCTGACACCGGGTCCGATCTGTTCAAGAAGTTCTGGCCGGCCGACCTGCACATGGTCGGCAAGGATATCCTGCGCTTTCACGCGGTTTACTGGCCGGCCTTCCTGATGGCCGCCGGACTGGCGCCGCCGAAGCGCGTCTTCGCCCATGGCTGGTGGACCAATGAAGGCGAGAAGATTTCCAAGTCGACCGGCAATGTGATCGACCCGCACCAGCTCATCGAAACCTACGGGCTCGATCCGGTGCGCTATTTCCTGATGCGCGAGGTGCCGTTCGGCAATGACGGCGATTTCTCGCACCAGGCGATGATGCACCGGATGAATGGCGACCTGGCCAACGACCTCGGCAACCTGTGCCAGCGGGTGCTGTCGATGGTGGCGAAGAATTGCGGCAATGCGGTGCCGACGCCCGGCGAACTCACCGGGGACGACACGAAAATACTCGCCAGCGCGGCGGCGCTGCTCGACACCCTGCGCCAGTCGATGCGGGACCAGACCTTCCATCTGGCGCTGACAGGCATCTGGGAAGTGATCGGCGACGCCAACCGCTATGTGGATTCCCAGGCGCCCTGGGCGTTGCGCAAGACCGACCCGGCGCGGATGGAAACGGTGCTTTATGTGCTGGCGGAAACGATTCGCCGGCTGACGCTGTACGTGCAGCCCTTCATGCCGGAATCGACGGGAAAAATTCTCGACCAGCTGGCCGTGCCGGCGGAGTGCCGCAATTTCACCAGCCTTGAATCGGCCCTGCAACCCGGTACGGCATTGCCGAAACCGGCGCCGGTATTCCCGCGTTACGTCGAAGAAGCAGCAGCGGAGGGATAGGGTGCTCGTCGACAGCCACTGCCACCTGAACTACCACGCGAATGACGGCGACCTGGACGAGGTGATCGCGCGGGCGCGGCGGGCAGGGGTCGGCACGATGGTGACCATCTGCACCAAGCTGCATGAATTTCCGATTGTGCGCGGGATTGCCGAAGCCAACGACAGTATCTGGTGTTCGGTCGGCGTGCACCCCCATGAGGCCGCGGGCGCGCAGGATGTCACGACCGAACAGCTTGTTGACCTGTCAGAACATCCCAAGGTCGTCGGGATCGGCGAATCCGGACTGGACTACTACTACGAACGCAGTTCACGGCGCGACCAGCAGGCCTGTTTCCGGTCGCATATCCACGCAGCGCGGCGCACCGGCCTGCCGCTGATCGTCCACGCCCGCGACGCCGATGACGACATGATGGCGAT
This Alphaproteobacteria bacterium DNA region includes the following protein-coding sequences:
- a CDS encoding lytic murein transglycosylase — translated: MPIQRLMCLAAVLSLFATGAPVVAAEQAFGAWLQALRAEASSKGISEATLKAALDNIAPIPRVVELDRKQPEFSLTFEEYQQRVVPDTRVQKGREKLAENRELLMEVSRKYGVQPQYIVAFWGIETDFGRVTGGFQVIPALATLAHDGRRSAFFRKELLLALKIVDDGHISADAMIGSWAGAMGQAQFMPSSFVGYAVDYNADGKKDIWNTRADVFGSAANYLSRYGWRGDERWGREVKLPEGFDTGLVGEDTRKTVAEWSSLGVTLPDGTALPDATLEASIIQPAKEGGPAYFAYNNYRVILKWNRSHYFAIAVGRLADRIAGS
- a CDS encoding D-alanyl-D-alanine carboxypeptidase family protein produces the protein MSFKRIASVLAAILALTLGAGSAQAIDTGARQAILVDYETGNVLYSKAADEVMYPASMTKMMTIYMLFERLKNGSLSLEDTFSVSEYAWRKGGSKMFVMVNDRVKVEELIRGIVVQSGNDATIVVAEGLAGSEEAFAEQMTLKARELGMSQTTYRNASGWPDPEQVTSAADLATLAIATIRNFPDYYHYYSELSYTYNEIKQSNRNPLLYKDVGADGLKTGHTEASGYGLAASALRNGRRLVVVVNGYDSERARAAGSERLLDWGFREFENYALFKEGEKIVDAQVWLGEAKTVPAIVGRSLVMTIPRKARPQMKATVRYDEPIPAPIAAGAQIGTVEISAPGIEPVTLPLLAGAEVMQLGPVGRLGEALQHLVWGGGN
- a CDS encoding DMT family transporter: MIEPGKYRINSGRGIACMVGGMGVLTASDAVVKWLTAGYPTGEIIFVRGLFVLIPILLICLRSGGGLAGLRVVNVRGQVLRAVMFIVSVFCFLTGLRYNPLALNVAIAFANPLFITALAPAMLGEHVGWRRWCAVLAGFAGVLIIVQPYGDVLNIYALLPLGAAAAGAFRDIVTRQISPTDSSASMLFWSTAAVSLAGLLTIAGGNWQAPPLSDFGWMVLTGVMSGIAHYLLIEAFVVAEAALVAPFRYSALLWGVALGYILWDELPAVHDWIGITLLVGSGLYIIHRQATLRKAAPSKG
- a CDS encoding septal ring lytic transglycosylase RlpA family protein, with amino-acid sequence MPDAAAFRLRFRIVAAVLILLFAGACAETQFVISGAKRLSGLTDGPDSRVGKGHYKIGNPYQIAQVWYYPKVDYRYSETGIASWYGPNFDGKPTANGEIFDMNQVTAAHRTLPLPSIVRVTNLSNGRSIKVRVNDRGPFAHGRIIDLSRRSAQLLGFEMQGTAKVEVTLLEAESRQVAAEYGQKNDVPEMQAQAPPPVAAPRVAVTSASLAPPPGTYAAPPPNSNHAIVPVQDAPARALRQQAVAPVVSEEVTIVPVSSGNRIYVQAGAFGRFDNANRMRAILSPIGNVRIHQVENLDRPLFRVRFGPLQSVEEADKMLEAVLRSGQRNARIVVD
- the metG gene encoding methionine--tRNA ligase, translating into MPQTYYITTPIYYVNDSPHIGHAYTTLACDVLARFMRLDGYDVHFLTGTDEHGQKVEKAAADAGVSPQAFTDRVSETFRALPGALNFSNDDFIRTTEDRHTRAVQAIWRQLEKNGHIYLGSYAGWYAVRDEAFYAESELTKRPDGSRVAPSGAVVDWVEEPSYFFKLSAWQEPLLKFYAENPGFIAPESRRNEVVSFVRSGLRDLSISRTTFNWGVPVPGDDAHIMYVWLDALTNYITAVGYPDTGSDLFKKFWPADLHMVGKDILRFHAVYWPAFLMAAGLAPPKRVFAHGWWTNEGEKISKSTGNVIDPHQLIETYGLDPVRYFLMREVPFGNDGDFSHQAMMHRMNGDLANDLGNLCQRVLSMVAKNCGNAVPTPGELTGDDTKILASAAALLDTLRQSMRDQTFHLALTGIWEVIGDANRYVDSQAPWALRKTDPARMETVLYVLAETIRRLTLYVQPFMPESTGKILDQLAVPAECRNFTSLESALQPGTALPKPAPVFPRYVEEAAAEG
- a CDS encoding DMT family transporter, with product MAGTPLTASVRGILCMVAGMALLTLNNAFLKTLTLDYPPGQLVALRAAFVFIPIALLAWHAGGWRSLRINNYGGQSIRAGFLVVTQFLMVTSIALLPLADVTALTFSGPLVITALAPAILGEHVGWRRWTAVAVGFAGVLIMLRPDPEIFRIAALLPLAAAVSGALRDLVTRRISTGESSTAILCFSTTAVLLFGLLTLPFASAPLDYADLPVLALAGCLQGAAHFILIEAFRHGEAAVVAPFKYTALPCATVYGFVMFGHVPDMWIVIGSLPVVASGLYILHRERRRR
- a CDS encoding TatD family hydrolase, producing MLVDSHCHLNYHANDGDLDEVIARARRAGVGTMVTICTKLHEFPIVRGIAEANDSIWCSVGVHPHEAAGAQDVTTEQLVDLSEHPKVVGIGESGLDYYYERSSRRDQQACFRSHIHAARRTGLPLIVHARDADDDMMAILGEEHADGPFPGLIHCFTSGPELAEKALAIGFYISFSGIVSFKNAQSVQAVARDVPADRFLVETDSPYLAPVPKRGKRNEPAYVTHVADAIATLRAVAPAEIARLSTDNFFRLFNRVTVSA
- a CDS encoding DNA polymerase III subunit delta', coding for MSNEDEEVIAPRKNPLFRGNESAEATLYRAAQSARMAHAWLIAGPRGIGKATLAYRFARHLLAGPVAAEAGLFGDVPAADLSLDPEHPVFRRVASGGHADLLTVERSINPQSKKLRTEIVVDDVRAATGFLHRTASEGGWRVVIVDTADEMNRAAANALLKILEEPPPATVFLLVTHAPGRLLPTIRSRCRTLTLQPLPSATVLELLGQYRPELSAEDAAALTGLSEGSIGAAMDLAEAGGLDLYRDMVRLLAALPRLDIPGVHALGDRLSRANAAEAFETFGRLLQDWLSRIVREGAQGRLPSEIVPGEREAFAAMTAQANLAQILEVWEKVSRLFTQADHANLDRKQVLIAAFLALQATVNPETV
- the tmk gene encoding dTMP kinase, encoding MADAGRTPRPGRFITLEGGEGAGKSTQRDLLVALLREAGHTVIATREPGGSPGAEQIRRLLVEGGTGRWEPMTEALLHMAARRDHIERVIRPALDRGDWVVSDRFTDSTIAYQGYGHGLGRDAVERLAAAARIDLSPDVTLILDIPVEDGLSRTIGRAGAEDRYERMGQVFHASLRAGFLAIAADDPGRCVVIDAAESLDAVATAIRRAVAARLPEALSA